The sequence GCCGCGCGGTAGACCAGCTTCACTACGAAGAAGTACTCAATTGTCAGGTTCTTTAGGTCTATCATTAGCAGGTAGGGCTCGGCCAGGGTCTTCGCGTGTGGCTCTACGACGTCGTCGAACACCGAGTCGCCACGCTCAGTTCCGGTCAGACACGACGGCAAACCCTTCTTGCTGAGCTCCAGCGGTTCGCCAAGCTGCAGTTTACTCCCCGTCGACATTCGGCGCTCCTCCTTCGTTCAAGATAGGAATATACAGGCTGACATAGGTGCCGGGGTACTCAGCCAACCCCTTCTCGATGATAGACATGTGGCCCGCTCGATAGTGCGCGGCCGCGTTCCCAGAGCGGACGTTCAAGACACCCTCGGTCTCGTCCGCTACCTCCTGAAGGATGCTCAGCCCAATGCCGCCGCCGTAACGGCCGCCGCCTATCCTGCGCGGCTTCGACGTGGCGAACTTCTCGCCAGCCAAACGGATTGCCTCGCCGTCACTGATTTCGGGCTTGTTCAGAGTCTCGGCCAGAATCTGAATGCTCTTGTGAATCCCCGGCCCGGTGTCCGCCACCACAACGGCCAAGTACCTTCGCCTGCTGCGAACGCCTTGCTGCGCATAGGCGTACCCGCCAGTGGTTGAATGGTCGAAGACGTTGGTCACTAGCTCCTGCAGTGCCGACGCCGCGCCGATGACGGCCTTCGGCTCATTTCTAGCCAGCACAGCTTTCTCCGCCAGCCATCTGCGGAACCTCGACAGCACCTCGGCGTTGACCTCGGCCAGAAAATCATCCCTAGTTTTCGGGTGGGCCGTGGCTCCGGATTCGACCCGTCGGAGGTCCAAGTACAGACGCGGCGCGAAGCAGTCTCTACTTTCTCCTAGAAAGGGAATCTGAGTCTTGTTGGTGTCCACGAACAACCGCTCGCAGTGATTGATGAACCCAATGCTGTTAAGATATCCGGCTGGAAACGAGTTCTTGTTGCGCCGAGCAGGTAGCTGAACAGTCGCCTTCCCGAAATGTGCGGAAGTGGTCCATCCAAGTGTCGCTGTCATGTACCGTAGCAGGGCCAAGACTCCGACAATCCCGGTCGGGTACGCCCATCGGACTTCAGACATGTCAACCATGAGGCAGTCGTGGGACCTTGCCTCGGCCAAGACGCCGCGCGACAGCGCCGCTGCTATTACCTCCACGGACGACGTTGTGAGTTCACGGCCGAGCCGTATGACCGGACCGCCGTCACAGAGCACAGCGGAGTTATACTGAAACGCTCTCCTCTTGTCAAGCACGCGCTAGGGCCGCGTTGGTCTTGAGTAGCCGGGAGACTGGCTAGACGCCGCCAAGCAGCAAGAGCCGTCTCACGGAAGGGCGTTCGCCTTCAGCCGGACAACTGTTTCCACCGCGATGCTCTCAAGCAAGTCGCTCGAGAGCCCGCGCGACTCGGCCCAAGCCAGCACTGCGGCGACGGCGTGCTTCACTTCGCGGTCGTCGTCCGAACACGCCAGGGCCCGCCCGAGCTCGCGTGCGAACTCCCGATATGCACCATGCTGCGGTGAGGGAACTCCGACTCGGCGCATGATATCGCCAAGCGGGTCGCGCGGCCTCTCACGTCGGCCCGAAGGCCCGAGCCTCATCACCGGCGCGGGTCTCGTGTACTCCGGTTTCAGAGACGGAATCACCCGCCACGCCTGCAGCAGCCGCAGCCAGAAGTCGCCTAGCGTTGCTCTGGCCTTCGGCCTCCGGCTCCTGACCTCGAGTCCCGACTCGGCTGGCTCAACCACGTGCACTCGCAGTCTCCCTCCCATGCTACCGGCCGTCCCCACTACCGCGGACAATCCTCCCAAGAGTGCGTCGAAAGCCGCTTGCTCATCCTCACCCGACACCTCAAGCACTATCACCCGGCCAAGTTGGGGCTTCAGGTATAGCACTTCAACGGCGTCTTTGCCATCTATCCTGGTCTCTCCCGCGGACAGGGCGATCTTGGACGCAAACCGGCGGGCGCGAACCCCGAACGCGACCGCCTCTCTCGGATTCCAGCTCTTGACGTCCAACGCCGCCTTAATCATGGCAACCTCGATCCCTGCACATCTCCTGCAGCTTCTTCTTACCGCGCATGAGGGCCGTTCTGACCGCGGTCACTTTCACGCCTAGCGCATCCGCCGCATCCTGCTCCGTCATGTCGGCGAGCAGCGCGAGACTGCACACACGCGACTCCTGTTGCGGCAGGCGTAGAACAATGTCCGCCGCGATCTCAGCGAACTCCTTGTGTTCATCGTGTACCTGCTCGAGCGTTGGCGGGTCGCTGGCCAAAGGAACTAGGTGGTCGTCGGGCGTTTCGTCGAGGCTCTTCTCTACATTCTCCACTCTGGTACGCTTCTTCCAGCGGTGAATCAACTCATGCTTGAGTATCGCGATCAGCCAGGTTGTGAACATGGACTGCCCCTTGAACTGCCGGATCTTCCGGAATGCGCGGTCAAGTGCGACCTGGACCGCATCCTGAGCTTCCTCGCGGTTGTGTGTGCTCTCAAACGCGATGCAGACGAGCGCTCCTTCGTACTTCTTGACCAAGGCCTCAAAGGCCTCCTCGCCGACGAGAATGTCGGCGACGATGTCCCTGTCGGGGTCCTCAGGTTTGCACGGCCCGCGTGGCTTGCCGGCGTCATTCTCTTCCATGTCGCCTCCTCACTCTATTCGCCTTTGACATCATGTCAATGGCTCGTACTTGCGCGGGAAGTGGCAGGTTTCCAGCAACTCGATGACCGCGACTCTGACTCTGACGAGGAGCATTGGGTCCAGACCTCGGGCGGTCCACTTGTATCGGACCACGTCGTACTCGATCTCGAGACAAGCCGACGGTATCGTCCGCCACACACGGCTCACTTCTCGGCCGAACGACTTGTACCACAACCGGGTCATCACCGGGATGCCTGCCGCGTCGGTGACTTCAGCCACGGCCTTGTCCACCAGTCCCTGCATCACGGCCTGTGCCCGGTAGCGTTCCCGCATCAGGTCGGACTTGGCGGCGAGGATCGCGGTCGTCCGCTCCGGCCTGGACTTGGCCTCGTACCTGGCCACGGTCCGCCTGATTCGCTCCACTACCGGGTCGTTCGCATCCGCTCCGGCTCGTGCGGCCTTCTTCATTCGAGCTTCGTCATTCGGGTTTCGAGTTTCCTTCATGGAATCTCCTTTCACCGGTATTAGAGAAACCAGAACCCCAAAACGTAACATCCAACCTCGCTACTTCGTACATCGTTCACGCTTGTGTTGTTCCTCGTCGGCTCCAAGTCCTGCCTTTTCCGTCGGTTCCACAATTCCGACTTCCGACGTCTAGCCTCTGCTACCTGACTTCGTCCGTCCGCAGCAACCGTCCTCTCTACGGCGGGGGGAGCAACAGCCCCTTATGCATCCCTCGCTCCGGCGCCCGCAACGGCTACTGCAACGGCGCGGGAAACGTCACCCGCTCAAGCCCCTGCAACAGTCTCATGCGCTTCCCTCGTTCCTTCCGCCGCTTATCCAGACGCAACAGCACCCATTGCTGGTGCGAGTCCTCGCCCATGGCCATCCCCCGCTCCTGCTCCCACACCTGTGGCCGCGCCTGCTTCTGCAACGGCGTCCATCCCTCCAACCGCAACAGGCCAATGAACAGCGACCGCTCCAGCCCTCGTATCTCCATCCGCAGCAGTCACCGCAACCACGCAAGGTGCAGGGCCTGCACTGGGCCCCGCGCCAGCCCATCCCCAGCACGCGCGGCGTATCCGCGTTCGCTTGACTTAGGAGGACTCAGTCCGATAATACCAAGCCAAAACCTATGCTATGGCGAGTGAGTTCGATTCCACCTAACGTGTGTGGTTTGGACGCGCTCGCAGGAAGGCGGTGAGTATGCCAACAACGTCCAAGAAGATGCCGTGGGTTCCGCGTCCCGAGGTGCTGAAGGGCGAACTCGACGATGCGATCTTCGGCGCGGACTTCGACGCGGTGGTTGAGGGCAAGACGAATGCGCCAGAGGTCTACTCCAATCCAAAGGTGTTCTTCCAGAA is a genomic window of candidate division WOR-3 bacterium containing:
- a CDS encoding HAMP domain-containing histidine kinase, encoding MLCDGGPVIRLGRELTTSSVEVIAAALSRGVLAEARSHDCLMVDMSEVRWAYPTGIVGVLALLRYMTATLGWTTSAHFGKATVQLPARRNKNSFPAGYLNSIGFINHCERLFVDTNKTQIPFLGESRDCFAPRLYLDLRRVESGATAHPKTRDDFLAEVNAEVLSRFRRWLAEKAVLARNEPKAVIGAASALQELVTNVFDHSTTGGYAYAQQGVRSRRRYLAVVVADTGPGIHKSIQILAETLNKPEISDGEAIRLAGEKFATSKPRRIGGGRYGGGIGLSILQEVADETEGVLNVRSGNAAAHYRAGHMSIIEKGLAEYPGTYVSLYIPILNEGGAPNVDGE
- a CDS encoding HPr family phosphocarrier protein, whose amino-acid sequence is MIKAALDVKSWNPREAVAFGVRARRFASKIALSAGETRIDGKDAVEVLYLKPQLGRVIVLEVSGEDEQAAFDALLGGLSAVVGTAGSMGGRLRVHVVEPAESGLEVRSRRPKARATLGDFWLRLLQAWRVIPSLKPEYTRPAPVMRLGPSGRRERPRDPLGDIMRRVGVPSPQHGAYREFARELGRALACSDDDREVKHAVAAVLAWAESRGLSSDLLESIAVETVVRLKANALP
- a CDS encoding sigma-70 family RNA polymerase sigma factor, yielding MEENDAGKPRGPCKPEDPDRDIVADILVGEEAFEALVKKYEGALVCIAFESTHNREEAQDAVQVALDRAFRKIRQFKGQSMFTTWLIAILKHELIHRWKKRTRVENVEKSLDETPDDHLVPLASDPPTLEQVHDEHKEFAEIAADIVLRLPQQESRVCSLALLADMTEQDAADALGVKVTAVRTALMRGKKKLQEMCRDRGCHD